DNA from Oryzisolibacter sp. LB2S:
GCAGGCCCGAGAGAATGGCGCGCATGGAGGCCGAGACGATGTTGGCGTCCATGCCCACGCCGTACACCGTGTGCCGCCCGTCGATGCGCATCTCGACATAGGCCACGGCCTTGGCGCCGGCGCCCTCGCCCACGGCGTGTTCGCTGTAGTCGAGCACGCGGACCTCGCGCTCGAGCGCGGCCGACATGGCCTGCACGAAGGCGTCGATGGGGCCCGTGCCCTCACCCTCGACCGCCATGCGCTCGCCCTGCCAGTGCAGGCTGGCACTCAGCGAAAAGCCCTCCTCCTGCTCCTGCATGCGGTAGGCGGGCGCCGCCACGGACTGCAGGCGGTATTCGCGCTCGAACAGGCCCCAGAGGTCATCGGCCGTGAGTTCCTTGCCGCTCGCGTCCATTTCGCGCTGCACGGTCTGGCTGAATTCGATCTGCAGGCGGCGCGGAAGTTGCAGGCCGTATTCGCTCTCGAGCAGATAGGCGATGCCGCCCTTGCCCGACTGGCTGTTGACGCGGATCACGGCCTCGTAGCTGCGGCCCAGGTCCTTGGGGTCTATCGGCAGGTAGGGCATGTCCCAGACATCGCCCTCGCGGCGCGCGGCAAAGGCCTTCCTGATCGCGTCCTGGTGCGAGCCCGAGAACGAGGTGTAGACCAGGTCGCCCACATAGGGGTGGCGCGGGTGCACGGGCAGCTGGTTGCAGTATTCGACCGTGCTGCGGATGGCGTCGATGTCGGAGAAATCGAGCCCCGGCGACACGCCCTGGGTGTACATGTTGAGCGCCACGTTGACCACGTCGAGGTTGCCGGTGCGCTCGCCATTGCCGAACAGACAGCCCTCGAGGCGGTCGGCGCCGGCCATGAGGGCCAGCTCGGCCGTGGCCGTACCGGTGCCGCGGTCGTTGTGCGGGTGCACGGACAGCACGATGCTGTCCCTGCGCTGCACATGGCGGTGCGTCCACTCCACCATGTCGGCAAAGACATTGGGCGTGGAATGCTCGACCGTGGTCGGCAGGTTGATGATGCATTTCTTCTGCGGCGTAGGCTGCCAGACGGCGGTCACGGCGTCGATCACGCGCGCGGAGAATGCAAGCTCGGTGTCCGAGTACATCTCGGGCGAATACTCGAAGGTCCAGTCCGTGGCCGGGTGGCGCGCGGCCAT
Protein-coding regions in this window:
- the leuA gene encoding 2-isopropylmalate synthase, which codes for MLQNPAAKYRPFAPVRLTDRRWPDAVITKAPIWCSVDLRDGNQALIEPMDIARKMRMFEQLVKIGFKEIEVGFPSASQVEFDFVRKLIEEDRIPDDVTIQVLTQAREPLIRRTFEALEGAPRAIVHLYNATAPVMRRVVLGMSEDEIVALATEHAQMFKDMAARHPATDWTFEYSPEMYSDTELAFSARVIDAVTAVWQPTPQKKCIINLPTTVEHSTPNVFADMVEWTHRHVQRRDSIVLSVHPHNDRGTGTATAELALMAGADRLEGCLFGNGERTGNLDVVNVALNMYTQGVSPGLDFSDIDAIRSTVEYCNQLPVHPRHPYVGDLVYTSFSGSHQDAIRKAFAARREGDVWDMPYLPIDPKDLGRSYEAVIRVNSQSGKGGIAYLLESEYGLQLPRRLQIEFSQTVQREMDASGKELTADDLWGLFEREYRLQSVAAPAYRMQEQEEGFSLSASLHWQGERMAVEGEGTGPIDAFVQAMSAALEREVRVLDYSEHAVGEGAGAKAVAYVEMRIDGRHTVYGVGMDANIVSASMRAILSGLQRAPQTQAAVA